The uncultured Fusobacterium sp. genome includes a window with the following:
- a CDS encoding toxin-antitoxin system YwqK family antitoxin, which translates to MIFNIFSISYSSRTAYDNQLVEKKGIMYYKNESVPFSGRVIFNKDRNYYLNGKPNGKWLVFYKNGNLKSIENWKNGKLYGKYILYQENGLKIFETTYLNGKDNGEYYLYHKNGKLQVQGRFSNGVPKGTWKYYNSKGKMIGKAVYPEN; encoded by the coding sequence ATGATATTTAATATATTTTCAATCTCATACTCTTCAAGAACTGCTTATGATAACCAATTAGTAGAGAAAAAGGGGATTATGTATTATAAAAATGAGAGTGTTCCATTTTCAGGAAGAGTAATTTTTAATAAAGATAGAAATTACTATCTCAATGGAAAACCTAATGGGAAATGGTTAGTTTTTTATAAGAATGGGAACTTAAAATCTATTGAAAATTGGAAGAATGGGAAATTATATGGGAAATATATTCTCTATCAGGAAAATGGATTAAAAATATTTGAAACAACATATTTAAATGGTAAAGATAATGGAGAGTATTATCTTTATCATAAAAATGGAAAATTACAAGTTCAAGGGAGATTTTCTAATGGAGTTCCTAAAGGGACTTGGAAATATTATAATAGTAAAGGAAAAATGATAGGAAAAGCTGTTTATCCAGAAAATTAG
- a CDS encoding DUF4325 domain-containing protein — protein sequence MKLILSKILGTSVLVSPKKALQLYKIIAQKIQSGKSVNIDFLGIQAMTLSFLYIVFSNVAKECEKNSKELKKLISISNASRNLIEEMKYLRDNYKQLSLKFSAIEYSYS from the coding sequence ATGAAGCTCATATTAAGTAAAATTTTAGGTACATCTGTTTTAGTTTCTCCAAAAAAAGCACTTCAGTTGTATAAGATTATTGCACAAAAAATACAATCTGGAAAAAGTGTTAATATAGATTTTTTAGGGATACAAGCTATGACCCTTTCATTTTTGTATATTGTTTTTAGTAATGTAGCTAAAGAGTGTGAAAAAAATTCCAAAGAGTTAAAAAAATTAATATCTATTTCTAATGCTTCTCGTAATTTGATAGAAGAGATGAAATATTTGAGAGATAACTATAAGCAATTAAGTTTAAAATTTTCCGCTATTGAATATAGTTATTCATAA
- the nrdG gene encoding anaerobic ribonucleoside-triphosphate reductase activating protein gives MNYSGIKYSDMINGKGIRVSLFVSGCTHKCKGCFNRDTWDPEYGHPFTEKEENEIFLYFEKYGKAAKGLSLLGGDPTYYKNVEPLITFVKKFKEKFPEKDIWIWSGFTWEQLEKDVKRFELISLCDVLIDGRFDIEKKDLNLKWKGSSNQRVIDVQKTIKEKKIIEYIS, from the coding sequence ATGAATTATTCTGGAATTAAATATTCTGATATGATAAATGGAAAAGGAATAAGAGTAAGTCTTTTTGTTAGTGGTTGTACTCATAAATGTAAAGGATGCTTTAATAGAGATACTTGGGATCCAGAATATGGTCATCCTTTTACAGAAAAAGAGGAAAATGAAATATTTTTATATTTTGAAAAATATGGAAAAGCTGCAAAAGGATTATCTTTACTAGGTGGAGATCCAACTTATTATAAAAATGTTGAACCACTTATAACTTTTGTAAAAAAATTTAAAGAAAAATTTCCAGAAAAAGATATCTGGATATGGTCTGGATTTACTTGGGAACAATTAGAAAAAGATGTAAAAAGATTTGAATTAATCTCTCTTTGTGATGTTCTTATAGATGGTAGATTTGATATAGAGAAAAAAGATTTGAATCTTAAATGGAAAGGTAGTAGCAACCAAAGAGTAATAGATGTACAAAAAACAATTAAAGAGAAAAAAATAATTGAATATATCTCTTAA
- the nrdD gene encoding anaerobic ribonucleoside-triphosphate reductase — protein sequence MKEVIKRDGTIVEFDKDRIIKAITMAFKQSSGTVNNELVGKIATQIENLDNKKMHVEEIQDLVVKKLMASSEKDIAIAYQSYRAIKTEIRNKEKGIYKNIAELVDASNEDMMSENANKDAKTISVQRDLLAGISSKDYYLNKILPKHLKKAHEVGEIHIHDLDYLLFKETNCELVHIERMLKGGCNIGNAKMLEPNSVDVAVGHIVQIIASVSSNTYGGCSIPYLDRALVPYIKKSFRKHFIKGLKYVERVDENTAKEVLDKGNIEYSNFNLKENFPLAYEYSCDLTRESVKQAMQGLEYEINSLSTVNGQTPFTTIGIGTETSWEGRLVQEFVFRTRMEGFGAKKETAIFPKIVFAMCEGLNLNEEDPNWDIAQLGFECMTKSIYPDILFITKEQLEKGTVVYPMGCRAFLSPWFNEKGEEIYSGRFNIGATTINLPRIAIKNKGDEAGFYKELDRVMDMCKENSIFRAHYLEKTQAEMAPILWQSGALAEKQPKDTIQDLIWGGYATVSIGYIGLSEVSQLLYGEDFAYSEEIYEKTFNILKYISDKVAQFKEETNLGFALYGTPSESLCDRFARIDREEFGIIEGITDKGYYDNSFHVSSHININPFEKLRLEALGHQYSKGGHISYIETDSLKNNLEAIHEILKYAKEIGIHYMGINQPVDKCHVCGFKGEFLATERGFECPQCGNHENDKMSVIRRVCGYLSQPNARPFNKGKQKEIMSRVKHN from the coding sequence ATGAAAGAAGTTATAAAAAGAGATGGAACTATTGTAGAGTTTGATAAAGATAGAATCATTAAAGCTATTACTATGGCTTTCAAACAAAGTTCTGGAACTGTTAACAATGAGCTTGTTGGTAAAATTGCAACACAAATAGAAAATCTTGATAATAAAAAGATGCATGTGGAAGAGATCCAAGACCTTGTTGTAAAAAAACTTATGGCTTCTAGTGAAAAAGATATAGCTATAGCTTATCAAAGTTATAGAGCTATAAAAACAGAAATAAGAAATAAAGAGAAAGGAATTTATAAAAATATAGCTGAACTTGTAGATGCTTCTAATGAAGATATGATGAGTGAAAATGCTAATAAAGATGCTAAAACTATCTCTGTTCAAAGAGATTTACTAGCAGGAATATCTTCTAAAGATTATTATTTAAATAAAATATTACCTAAGCACTTAAAGAAAGCACATGAAGTTGGAGAGATTCATATTCATGACTTAGATTATCTTTTATTTAAAGAAACAAACTGTGAGCTTGTTCATATTGAAAGAATGTTAAAAGGTGGTTGTAATATTGGAAATGCCAAGATGTTAGAGCCAAATTCTGTAGATGTAGCAGTAGGACATATCGTTCAAATTATTGCTTCTGTTTCTTCTAATACTTATGGTGGATGTTCTATTCCATATTTAGATAGAGCATTAGTACCATATATTAAAAAAAGTTTCAGAAAACATTTTATAAAAGGACTTAAATATGTAGAGAGAGTAGATGAAAATACTGCTAAAGAAGTTCTTGATAAAGGAAATATTGAATACTCAAATTTCAATTTAAAGGAAAATTTCCCTCTTGCTTATGAATATAGCTGTGATCTAACTAGAGAGTCTGTAAAACAAGCTATGCAAGGTTTAGAATATGAAATAAACTCTCTTTCAACTGTAAATGGACAAACACCTTTTACAACAATAGGAATAGGAACTGAAACTTCATGGGAAGGAAGACTTGTTCAAGAATTTGTCTTTAGAACTAGAATGGAAGGGTTTGGAGCTAAAAAAGAGACAGCTATTTTCCCTAAGATAGTATTTGCTATGTGTGAAGGATTAAACTTAAATGAAGAAGATCCTAACTGGGACATAGCTCAACTTGGTTTTGAATGTATGACAAAATCTATCTATCCAGATATTTTATTTATAACTAAGGAACAACTTGAGAAAGGAACAGTTGTTTATCCTATGGGATGTAGAGCATTTCTATCTCCTTGGTTTAATGAAAAAGGAGAAGAGATTTATTCTGGAAGATTTAATATAGGAGCTACAACTATTAACTTACCAAGAATAGCTATAAAAAATAAAGGTGATGAAGCAGGATTCTATAAGGAACTTGATAGAGTGATGGATATGTGTAAAGAAAACTCTATTTTTAGAGCTCACTATCTAGAAAAAACTCAAGCTGAAATGGCACCAATCTTATGGCAATCTGGAGCATTAGCTGAAAAACAACCTAAGGATACTATTCAAGATTTAATTTGGGGAGGATATGCTACTGTTTCAATTGGATATATTGGACTTAGTGAAGTTTCTCAACTTCTTTATGGAGAAGATTTTGCTTATAGTGAAGAAATTTATGAAAAAACTTTTAATATATTAAAATATATTTCTGATAAAGTAGCTCAATTTAAAGAAGAAACAAATTTAGGTTTTGCTCTATATGGAACTCCGTCAGAATCACTTTGTGATAGATTTGCAAGAATAGATAGAGAAGAATTTGGAATTATTGAAGGTATTACTGATAAAGGGTACTATGATAACTCTTTCCATGTATCTTCTCATATCAATATAAATCCTTTTGAAAAATTAAGACTGGAAGCTTTAGGTCACCAGTACTCTAAAGGTGGACATATCAGCTATATTGAAACTGATTCTTTAAAAAATAACTTAGAAGCTATCCACGAAATCTTAAAATATGCAAAAGAGATTGGAATACATTATATGGGAATAAACCAACCTGTTGATAAATGCCATGTATGTGGTTTTAAAGGTGAATTTTTAGCAACTGAAAGAGGTTTTGAATGTCCTCAATGTGGAAATCATGAAAATGATAAAATGAGTGTAATAAGAAGAGTGTGTGGATATTTAAGTCAACCTAATGCAAGACCTTTTAATAAAGGAAAACAAAAGGAAATAATGAGCAGAGTTAAACATAATTAG
- a CDS encoding WYL domain-containing protein: MKKIRVTVPEDIWRLMKNDTEEFGINNNKLCNYILERFKYNKKMEVEKLLETQGRPLKKIIQFDLNVSNREIYYDVLKANEVDIEAEYFRELFELYTSKFKYQRELFIFEDRVKAILEAIKEKKKIKIKYLKRVFSVEPYFIKREERGDENFLFCYDEEKKEYANFKLKELEIVSILEEKIKGKDKKYIENMRKNFDPFLGNGNIVKVRLTEEGESLLKSLTNYRPKLVKKEGHICYFEVANENAKLYFRQFSKEAEILEPKQLREEIIKEYLEVLELYKK; encoded by the coding sequence ATGAAGAAGATAAGAGTAACTGTTCCAGAGGATATATGGCGTTTAATGAAAAATGATACTGAAGAGTTTGGTATTAATAATAATAAATTATGTAACTATATTTTAGAAAGATTTAAATATAATAAAAAAATGGAAGTAGAAAAACTTCTTGAAACTCAAGGACGTCCTCTGAAAAAAATTATACAATTTGATCTAAATGTCTCAAATAGAGAGATATATTATGATGTTTTAAAAGCTAATGAAGTGGATATTGAAGCTGAATATTTTAGAGAATTATTTGAGTTATATACTTCAAAATTTAAGTATCAAAGGGAACTTTTTATTTTTGAAGATAGAGTAAAAGCTATTTTAGAAGCTATTAAAGAAAAAAAGAAAATAAAAATAAAATATTTAAAAAGAGTTTTTAGTGTAGAACCATACTTTATTAAAAGAGAGGAAAGAGGAGATGAAAACTTCCTCTTTTGTTATGATGAAGAAAAAAAAGAGTATGCTAACTTTAAATTAAAAGAGTTGGAAATAGTTTCAATTTTAGAAGAAAAGATAAAAGGTAAAGATAAAAAATATATAGAAAATATGAGAAAAAACTTTGACCCTTTCTTAGGAAATGGAAATATTGTTAAGGTTAGACTTACAGAAGAGGGAGAGAGTCTTTTAAAAAGTTTAACTAACTATCGTCCAAAACTTGTAAAAAAAGAGGGACATATTTGTTATTTTGAAGTGGCTAATGAAAATGCTAAGCTATATTTTAGGCAGTTTTCAAAAGAAGCTGAAATTCTTGAACCAAAACAATTACGAGAAGAGATAATAAAAGAGTATTTAGAAGTTTTAGAACTATATAAAAAATAA
- a CDS encoding type I restriction endonuclease subunit R, producing MNFTEEELEQAYIEILEELGWKHIDGRQMERDDYHEVILEERLREAVYLLNKNMPTSAKEEAIRKVMNLSSPILIKANEEFHKMLTDGVDIGEYVADDKTIRSGGKIYLIDFQNINRNEFLAINQFTIIGNSQRRPDIILYINGLPLVVIELKSLSNDSVGIKEAYTQLERYKLEITELFKYNAFMVISDGVNAKAGTISSNEERFMSFRTIDGINIVPTNSLMMEVLSKGMLSKERILEIIKDYILFLQGKNEKIKILAQYHQFFAVKKALEKTKEAQENDGKIGVVWHTQGSGKSLTMVFYTGQLMKKFNNPTVIVLTDRNDLDNQLFGTFSKAQSYLVDTPKQAENKEELKELLNVSSGGIIFTTIQKFSPKDGEIVTSISDRKDIYIIADEAHRSQYGLDAKMDLEGNSKYGYAKYVRDALPNANYIGFTGTPIDFEDRSTIAVFGNYIDVYDMSRAVEDGATVKIYYENRFIKLDMTGHLEEIDKEFAEIMEEQEEFVVEKKKKEITKMEGIIGSPNRIKSLAKDFITHWEKRRENSFGKCMIVCMSRKICVDLYNEIISLRPEWHDEDKKKGKIKVIMTSDIAKDPIEFKQHFTTKQEREELATRMKDENDELEIAIVRDMWLTGFDVPCMHTMYIDKPMVGHTLMQAIARVNRVYKDKSGGLVVDYIGIGEDLKKALKQYSSNDKKIVGINTEEAVATMFEYYEKVRDIFHGFDYSRYKSESQLERARVIVEGMDFIFSLENKEIGIKKKFINLVTGLAKAHSLCITTKEGQALNSTISYFKAVKASILKLETEDKDKKGKLSEKEINKRLARLMANTIISEEVIDVYGVLGLNNPDISILSDEFLQEVEKIKYKNLAVEMLKKLIEGKIHYAGRKNIVMAEKFSQRLQKSINAYRNKALSNFEIIEDMIKMAKDIMNSYKEGEELGLTEEEFAFYDALTCDERVKELMGDETLVQIVKELADTIRKNITIDWENKESVQAKMRLSIRRLLRKYKYPPENTEDATNLVLEQAKLMCENELN from the coding sequence ATGAATTTTACTGAAGAGGAGTTAGAGCAAGCATATATAGAGATATTAGAGGAGTTGGGTTGGAAACATATAGATGGTAGACAGATGGAAAGAGATGATTACCACGAAGTAATTCTAGAAGAGAGATTGAGAGAAGCTGTTTACTTATTAAATAAAAATATGCCAACTTCAGCAAAAGAGGAAGCTATTAGAAAGGTTATGAATCTATCCTCTCCAATTCTTATAAAAGCGAATGAAGAGTTTCATAAAATGTTGACAGATGGAGTGGATATAGGAGAATATGTAGCTGATGATAAAACTATTAGAAGTGGTGGAAAGATATATCTTATTGATTTTCAAAATATAAATAGAAATGAATTTTTAGCTATAAATCAATTTACAATAATAGGAAATTCTCAAAGAAGACCAGATATTATTTTATATATAAATGGACTTCCATTAGTAGTAATAGAGTTAAAGTCTTTAAGTAATGATAGTGTTGGTATAAAGGAAGCTTATACTCAATTAGAGAGATATAAGTTGGAAATAACAGAGCTTTTTAAATATAATGCCTTTATGGTAATAAGTGATGGAGTAAATGCTAAAGCTGGAACTATTTCATCTAATGAAGAAAGATTTATGAGTTTTAGAACTATTGATGGAATAAATATAGTTCCTACTAATTCACTTATGATGGAAGTTCTTTCTAAAGGAATGCTAAGTAAAGAGAGAATATTAGAGATAATAAAAGATTATATCTTATTTTTACAAGGTAAAAATGAAAAAATAAAGATATTAGCACAGTACCATCAATTTTTTGCTGTAAAAAAAGCTTTAGAAAAGACAAAAGAAGCACAGGAAAATGATGGTAAAATAGGTGTTGTTTGGCACACTCAAGGAAGTGGAAAATCCCTTACAATGGTATTTTATACAGGTCAACTGATGAAAAAATTTAATAATCCAACTGTAATTGTTTTGACAGATAGAAATGACTTAGATAACCAACTTTTTGGAACATTTTCAAAAGCTCAAAGTTATTTAGTGGATACACCAAAACAAGCTGAAAATAAAGAGGAATTAAAGGAGTTATTAAATGTAAGCAGTGGTGGAATTATATTTACTACAATACAGAAATTTTCACCTAAAGATGGAGAGATAGTAACCTCTATTTCTGATAGAAAAGATATCTATATAATAGCAGATGAAGCTCACAGGTCTCAATATGGATTAGATGCAAAAATGGATTTAGAGGGAAATAGTAAATATGGATATGCTAAATATGTAAGAGATGCCTTACCTAATGCTAATTACATAGGATTTACAGGAACTCCAATTGATTTTGAAGACAGGTCAACCATAGCTGTTTTTGGTAATTATATAGATGTATATGATATGAGTAGAGCTGTGGAAGATGGAGCTACTGTAAAGATTTATTATGAAAATAGATTTATAAAATTAGATATGACAGGGCATTTAGAAGAGATAGATAAAGAATTTGCTGAAATAATGGAAGAACAAGAAGAATTTGTTGTAGAGAAAAAGAAAAAAGAGATTACTAAAATGGAAGGAATAATAGGTTCTCCTAATAGAATAAAATCTTTAGCTAAAGACTTTATAACTCATTGGGAGAAAAGAAGAGAAAATTCTTTTGGAAAATGTATGATAGTTTGTATGTCTCGTAAAATTTGTGTGGATTTATACAATGAGATTATTTCTTTGAGACCAGAGTGGCATGATGAAGATAAGAAAAAAGGTAAAATTAAAGTTATAATGACAAGTGATATAGCTAAGGATCCAATAGAATTCAAACAGCATTTTACTACCAAACAAGAGAGAGAAGAATTAGCTACTAGAATGAAAGATGAAAATGATGAGTTGGAAATAGCCATAGTAAGAGACATGTGGCTTACAGGGTTTGATGTACCTTGTATGCATACTATGTATATTGATAAACCCATGGTTGGACATACTTTAATGCAGGCAATAGCAAGAGTAAATAGAGTATATAAAGATAAAAGTGGAGGACTTGTAGTTGACTACATAGGAATAGGAGAAGATTTAAAAAAGGCATTAAAACAATATAGTTCTAATGATAAAAAAATAGTTGGAATAAATACAGAAGAAGCCGTAGCTACAATGTTTGAATATTATGAGAAAGTTCGTGATATTTTTCATGGCTTTGATTATTCAAGATATAAAAGTGAAAGTCAATTAGAAAGAGCTAGAGTTATAGTTGAAGGAATGGACTTTATTTTCAGTTTAGAGAATAAAGAAATAGGAATAAAGAAAAAATTTATAAATTTAGTAACAGGATTAGCTAAAGCTCATTCATTGTGTATTACCACTAAAGAAGGGCAAGCTTTAAATTCTACTATAAGTTATTTTAAAGCAGTAAAGGCAAGTATTTTAAAACTAGAAACAGAAGATAAAGATAAGAAAGGGAAGCTATCTGAGAAAGAGATTAATAAGAGATTAGCTAGATTGATGGCAAATACTATAATATCTGAGGAAGTAATAGATGTTTATGGTGTTTTAGGACTTAATAATCCAGATATTTCAATATTATCTGATGAATTTCTACAAGAAGTAGAAAAGATAAAATATAAAAATTTAGCTGTAGAAATGTTAAAAAAATTAATTGAAGGAAAAATACATTATGCTGGTAGAAAGAATATTGTAATGGCTGAAAAATTTTCTCAAAGGCTTCAAAAAAGTATCAATGCCTATAGAAATAAAGCTCTTTCAAATTTTGAAATAATAGAAGATATGATAAAAATGGCTAAAGATATTATGAACTCTTATAAAGAGGGAGAAGAGTTGGGACTAACAGAAGAGGAATTTGCTTTTTATGATGCTTTAACCTGTGATGAAAGAGTAAAAGAATTAATGGGAGATGAAACTCTTGTTCAAATTGTTAAAGAGTTAGCAGATACAATTAGAAAAAATATAACAATAGATTGGGAAAATAAAGAAAGTGTTCAAGCTAAGATGAGATTATCTATAAGAAGGCTTTTAAGAAAATATAAATATCCACCAGAAAATACTGAGGATGCTACCAATTTGGTATTAGAACAAGCTAAACTTATGTGTGAGAACGAATTAAATTAA
- a CDS encoding DUF3696 domain-containing protein, whose amino-acid sequence MRESKDEESINCEMDYSDNIEELFSQSNFTYLSADRIVPQSSYKYSKENVLRGNLGKNGEYTIHFLAENKNSSIPLKELQHPEANSNQLLENVDYWLSKISKGIKVIPTVNINFQQSTLQYSYGGSERLPQNIGFGVTYVLPIIVAILKAKKGDIIIIENPESHLHPSGQVEIARLCAKASEAGVQIIVETHSDHFLNGVRVAIKERILNNNNALVYYFSRNEEEEKTEVQKIEIDENGKIDEWPKGFFDEWDIQLEKLLW is encoded by the coding sequence ATAAGAGAGAGTAAAGATGAAGAGAGTATCAATTGTGAAATGGATTATAGTGATAATATAGAGGAACTTTTTTCACAAAGTAATTTTACATATCTTTCAGCAGATAGAATAGTGCCACAATCTTCATATAAATATTCTAAAGAAAATGTTTTAAGAGGAAATCTTGGAAAAAATGGAGAATACACTATTCATTTTTTAGCAGAGAATAAAAATAGTTCAATTCCTTTAAAAGAGTTGCAACATCCAGAAGCTAATTCTAATCAACTATTAGAAAATGTTGATTATTGGCTTTCTAAAATAAGTAAGGGAATAAAAGTAATTCCAACTGTAAATATAAATTTTCAGCAATCTACTTTACAATATTCATATGGGGGTTCAGAAAGATTACCCCAAAATATAGGATTTGGAGTAACGTATGTTCTACCTATTATAGTTGCAATTTTAAAAGCTAAAAAGGGGGATATTATAATAATAGAAAATCCTGAATCTCATCTTCATCCATCAGGGCAAGTTGAGATAGCAAGACTATGTGCAAAAGCAAGTGAAGCTGGAGTGCAGATTATAGTAGAAACTCATAGTGACCATTTTTTAAATGGAGTGAGAGTAGCTATTAAAGAGAGAATTTTAAATAACAATAATGCTTTAGTTTATTATTTTTCTAGAAATGAAGAGGAAGAAAAAACAGAAGTACAGAAGATAGAAATAGATGAAAATGGAAAAATAGATGAGTGGCCAAAAGGATTTTTTGATGAATGGGATATTCAATTGGAGAAGTTGCTATGGTAG
- a CDS encoding AAA family ATPase, which yields MFNEIKIKNFKSLKELDVNFKNLTLFTGVNSSGKSSTLQVLLLLKQNFQIYGSMIKTFELPMETLKNIFQKLSINGEYLDLGLGKNILYDKAEDDILELNLKLNDG from the coding sequence ATGTTTAATGAGATTAAAATAAAAAATTTTAAAAGTTTAAAAGAATTAGATGTAAATTTTAAAAATTTAACACTGTTTACAGGAGTTAATAGTAGTGGAAAATCTTCAACACTTCAAGTATTATTATTATTAAAGCAAAACTTTCAAATATATGGATCAATGATAAAAACATTTGAATTACCTATGGAAACTTTGAAGAATATTTTTCAAAAACTTAGTATAAATGGGGAATATTTAGATTTAGGATTAGGAAAAAATATTTTATATGATAAAGCAGAGGATGATATATTAGAATTAAATTTAAAATTAAATGATGGGTAA
- a CDS encoding DUF262 domain-containing protein — protein MGEVEFEKEIEGDSEELNITNPFDIKSIKVSNKVISLESLIKRLKYEEIDLTPEFQRNPDLWDRKKMSRLIESIILRLPLPIFYFDVSDDNKWIVIDGLQRLSTFKKFIVEDKLRLSNLEFLTELNGKKYSELGRSIERIIEETQINTYQIEPQTPKEVRYSIFNRINTGGLTLNSQEIRQALNQKNNGVRYLKEIVEDDIFKNIVKIKTQRMLDRELVLRYIAFKLNSYEEFYKKEIELSKFLDKTMELIDQEEFTEDKFNNLKEEFFESLEFLAEIFEVGTLFNKKIVDETKTATLNRSLFEIWTVLISNLTNEEKEKIYNNRELLVEKYRELLRSVEFEEAVTKGTNSRKAVKTRFEKLSFLLEEIKNV, from the coding sequence ATGGGAGAAGTTGAGTTTGAAAAAGAGATTGAAGGAGATTCAGAAGAGTTAAATATAACCAATCCTTTTGATATAAAAAGTATAAAGGTAAGTAATAAAGTAATTTCATTGGAAAGTCTTATAAAAAGATTGAAGTATGAAGAGATAGATTTAACTCCAGAGTTTCAAAGAAATCCAGATTTATGGGATAGAAAAAAAATGAGTAGACTTATAGAATCTATCATATTAAGATTACCACTTCCTATTTTTTACTTTGATGTTAGTGATGATAATAAGTGGATAGTAATAGATGGGTTACAAAGGTTATCTACTTTTAAAAAATTTATAGTTGAAGATAAATTAAGATTATCTAATTTAGAATTTCTAACTGAACTGAATGGAAAAAAATATAGTGAGTTAGGAAGAAGTATTGAGAGAATTATTGAAGAAACACAGATAAACACATATCAAATAGAACCACAAACACCTAAAGAGGTAAGATATTCTATATTTAATAGAATAAATACAGGAGGTCTAACTTTAAACTCTCAAGAGATAAGACAAGCTTTAAATCAAAAAAATAATGGAGTTAGATATTTAAAAGAGATAGTAGAAGATGATATATTTAAAAATATTGTAAAGATAAAAACTCAAAGAATGTTAGATAGAGAGTTAGTTTTAAGGTATATAGCTTTTAAACTGAATTCTTATGAAGAGTTTTATAAAAAAGAGATAGAATTGTCAAAGTTTTTAGATAAAACTATGGAGTTAATAGATCAAGAGGAGTTTACAGAAGATAAATTTAATAACTTGAAAGAGGAGTTTTTTGAGAGCTTAGAGTTTTTAGCTGAGATTTTTGAAGTAGGGACACTATTTAATAAAAAAATTGTTGATGAAACTAAAACGGCTACATTAAATCGTTCATTATTTGAGATATGGACTGTCTTAATAAGTAATTTAACTAATGAAGAAAAAGAAAAGATTTATAATAATAGAGAATTATTAGTAGAAAAATATAGGGAACTACTAAGAAGTGTAGAGTTTGAAGAAGCTGTTACTAAGGGAACTAACAGTAGAAAAGCTGTAAAAACTAGATTTGAAAAATTAAGTTTTTTATTAGAGGAGATAAAAAATGTTTAA